GTGGTTTAAAAGCTGTAGCTTTTACCGATATTATCCAAGTGGTTCTATTAGTACTAGGTGGTATTATTTTGTCTTATTTGGCGCTCGATAAAATAGGCCAAGGGCAGGGTGTTATTGCCGGTTTTGAAAGTTTAGTGAATTTGGCTCCTGAAAAATTCGACATGATTTTATCTAAAGATAATCCTCACTACATGAGCCTACCGGGAATTTCTGTATTAGTCGGTGGTATGTGGGTGATGAACTTGTCGTATTGGGGCTTTAACCAATACATTATTCAGCGGGCATTGGCCGCGAAAAACATCAATGAGGCGCATAAAGGTATTGTTTTCGCTGCATTCTTGAAATTACTTATGCCTATTATAGTCGTCTTACCCGGTATCGCTGCTGTGGTTCTGATTCCGAACTTAACAGCACCCGATCAAGCCTATCCTCAGATGATGGCACTGATGCCAGTCGGTTTAAAAGGACTCATTTTTGCAGCACTAGTCGCTGCTATCATTTCGTCCGTTTCATCGATGTCGAATAGTATATCAACCATATTTACCTTAGATATTTACCAACGTATCAAACCTAATAAATCGCAAACCCATTACGTTAACATTGGTCGTATGGCGAGTTTATTGGCTTTGTGCTTGGCATTATTGATAGCTAAACCGCTGCTGGGTCAGTTTGAACAAGCATTTCAATACATTCAAGAATTCACCGGCTTCTTTACACCGGGTATAGTTGTTCTGTTTTTACTGGGTTTATTTTGGCCTAGAATGAACGCCAATGGCGCTTTAGGGGCCGCGTTAGGCTCAGCGGTATTTTCTTTGTTATTAAAAGTATTATGGCCGAGCTTGCCATTTATTGATCGTGTTGGGCTAGTGTTTTTAATATGCTTAGTTGTTGCGGTTGCGGTTTCATTATTCATTCCCACTGCTCAAAAACACCCAGAACAAAGCGTAAACTTAGCAGAGATTGAGTTCACTACATCAACTACATTCAACACCGCAGCAATTGCCTTGACGATTATTATTGCAGCGCTATACGTCACTTGGTGGTAACAATATAACCTCTAAACTTCAATGCCAATAAAAGGCATTGAAGTTTAGACCCGGCCGACATGAAACCAGTATCAAACTAAATCATTCCCTTTGCCACAACAAAGATGTAAAATAAATACATCTTTAGAGCGTTCATGACAAAACATCGTATGCATATTACCAGGTACACCGACTATTCGTTACGCGTCTTAATTTATCTTGCAGTTAATAATGAGAAACTTGCAACGATTAATGACATTGCTACCAGCTATGACATTTCAAAAAATCACTTAATGAAGATAGTTCAGCAACTGAACCTTAAAGGCTATGTGCTCGCGATCCGTGGAAAAAATGGCGGTATTAAGCTTAATAGACCGCCCAATGATATCAACATTGGTGAGCTTGTTCGTGCGTTTGAAGATGAAACCAAATTAGTCGAATGTTTCGGTACAACAAATCAATGTGTAATAACACCAAGTTGCCAACTTAAAGGTATTTTTGCCAAAGCGTTAGAAAGTTTTTATGAAACGTTAGATGAGTATCATTTGGACGATTTAATTGGGCACAAACACGCGCCTGCCTTAAATGAGTTGCTTGCTGTAAAAGTGTTATAGCCCAGCACCACAACTTCATTTACATACCCACTTTGGAATTTTCGAGATTATCAACATGAACATTAACCCTCGCTCAACGACCCCAGTCCCACCCGCCATATTGGAATTAGCCTTTAGGCCCTTCTTTCTATTGGGCGCATTATTTAGTGTCATCGCCTTAATCATGTGGAGTCTGCTGTTAAATGGCAGTATCAGCACAGCAATATATGGAGGCTCACTTTGGTGGCATATACATGAAATGTTGTTTAGTTTTGCCACCGCGATTATTACAGGATTTCTTTTAACCGCTGTACAAAATTGGACTGGTGTGCCAAGTATTAGTGGCAAAAAGTTGATGTGGCTAGTTTTGCTTTGGCTCAGTGCCCGTGTGCTATTTTTTATGCCAGCATTAGTTCCTCAATGGTTTATTGCAGTGATAGATGTGTCTTTTCTACCTGCTGTGGCTATCGCATTGGGCTATCCAATTGTTAAAGTGAAACTATGGCGCAACTTGATGTTTATCCCTATTTTATTGGCTATGGCCTCGACTAATATTGCAATGCACGTTGCGGCTATCAACAATGATCCAATGCTAATGTCTAATGCCAGCACTGCCATGGTTTTGATGGTGACACTTGTTATGACCATTATGGGCGGGCGTGTTTTTCCTATGTTCACGGCAAACGGTACGCAGACCTCACGTGTTGCGACAATCGAATGGTTAGATACAACAACCATTACCAGCACCGTTTTTGTCATTTTCATCACCTTAGGAGTAATAGATATCAGTGGTGCTATCAAAGCCATATTACTGTTCAGTTGTGCGTTCTTTCATATTATTCGTGTTGCTCGTTGGAAGGTTTGGGTAACATTGAGAACACCTTTAGTTTGGTCACTACACTTTAGTTATTGGTGTATTCCTATCGGCCTGATTATTTTCGGCTTATCAGAAATTTCTCCAATGTTTACCCATTCTCAAGCCATTCATACACTAACCGTTGGCGCAATGGGTAGCATGATTTTATCGATGATCTCTCGTGTTTCTTTAGGGCATACTGGCCGACAAATAATCGTTGGCAAAGCGATGACTTTTGCATTGGTCGCGATCATATTTTCGTTCGTCGTTCGAGTCTTCGGTGGTTACTGGTTAGAAGACTACATGGAAGTGATTAATACTGCTGTGTTCTTTTGGGTCGTTGGCTACGGGAGCTTTTTCGTCCTTTACTTGCCTATTTTAACTAAACCGCGAGTGTAATGTTTGAGAACATCATCCGATTAAAACTTAATCTAGATCAACGACGCACGACTTAGCCAAAAGATAGGCGTTTTAGCACACGTTTGAAGTTGCATATGAAATACATCTTTAATAAGATTGGCCTAATTAATTTATAAGAGGAATTATTATGAGCTGTTGTGGCGGATGTGGTGGCCAAAACCACGAAGAGAAAAAAACTGAGCAAACTGAACAAGCAGAGCAAAAAGAAACAACGTCTGAAGAATAGTTTCTTTTTAGTCAGTAATACTCAGTTTGAGAAATCCAATAATTGTCGTGATTATTGGATTTTTGCTATCTACTCGTTAACAATCGATAACAAGCCAATCTATATCACAAACAGTGCTACGCCATCCTCCTTCGCTTCGCGATAACAGTAATTTCATTACATGCTAAACCCATTGAATGAAATCTTTTCTATCGAAATAATTGGATAATTTAAAACGAACGATTTTATATGTTAATTTTGATGCCACCGCGATAGACTCTTAAGTTGTACTCATTAGATAATATTAAATGGAGAGAGTATTCTGATGAATGTTACGACAATCATGTCTTCACCAATAATGACTGTTCAGTTAGATGACAAGTTAGCACTGGTAAATGAAATATTTTCCAATAAGAGTTTTCATCACTTAGTTGTGGTGGAAAATAGCAAACTTTACGGTGTGGTTTCTGATCGGGATCTTTTAAAAGCGATAAGCCCTCATATTGGCACAGCAGCAGAAAGACATCGAGATGTAGCAACGTTAAATAGAAAAGTGCATCAAGTGATGAGCCGAAAGCCAATCAGCATTGAGCAAAGCCAAGATGTGTATGACGCAATAACCTTGTTCATGAACAATAAAATCTCGTGTATTCCTGTTGTCGATAACGACAACATCCCCATCGGTATTATCAGCTGGCGAGATATACTCAAAGCGATCAAGAAACCAAAATCACTAAGCAATGAGTCAAAATAGAAAAGGACAACAATGGAAGTCAGAATCGTCAGCAAAACCATCATCCATGGTTTTTCTACCAGAACAGATAATGCTACTGAAATGAATGCTAGCACTGGAAGAATTCCGGGATTGTGGCAACATTTTGATCAAGAAGTACCCGTTGACTATGTTGGCGGTGAGCGTGTCTATGGCGCTTATTTTGATTATGAGTCAAATCACTTAGGCCAATTTACAGTGTTAGCCGGCTTTGATGGAAAAACAGTGCCGCCTAAGCTGAACTTGGAAAAGCAGATAATTCCAGCAGGGAAATATTTAGTGTTTTGCGCTCAAGGAAAAATGCCTGATATTGCGATTAATGCTTGGACAGATGTATGGCATTACTTCAGCAACGAAAATGCGGATCATCAACGATTACATACGGTCGATTTTGAATATTACCCTAGCGGCGATCAAATAGAAGTTCATATTGCAATCAAGTAGTCTGCACTCCGCCTTATATCCTTTAAAACCAGACTAAGACTTACATTACTGTTACAAGATCACTTGTTTTTTTAATGCATAATGCAAGCTCCTGTAAATGAGTTTATTTTGGTTTAATACATGAAAACTAGATGGTTAAAAAGTGTTTCAGCTATAATGATTGCTGTCACGTTGTCCGCTTGTAATGACAGCGATAAGGACTATACAAATTCAGTTTCTTACGATTTAGGAAACACAAACGGAGAATGGCAATCAGGTTTTGCTGATTATCCTGTAGGTGGTGAAGTCGAGTGGGAGCTCACCGCATTAGAAAATCAGTCATTTACTTTAGTATCTGGCGAAGCAAAAACAGGTTATTACTTACATTCGTACAACCGTAGTGACGACACTAAAATGTATCTCACGCGACAAATTGACAACCTAAAACCTAATACTCACTATGATGTTAGTTTCTCTCTTGAAATCGCGACGAACGTTAATGATCAATGCTTTGGTATTGGTGGTGCTCCTCACGCAGTTACAGTAAAAACCGGCTTATCAAAACAACAACCTGATTTATATGTAGACGAGATTGATCACTACCGCATGAATATTGATATTGGCAATCAGGTACAAGAAGGTTTAGATGGGCAGTCCTTAGGCCATATTGGCGAAAGCACACTTGTTGATTGCTCTCCTGATAGCCCTGATTATGCCCTTAAACAATTTTCAAATGCCGATCGTACATTTGAAGTCACTTCAGACGAACAAGGTAAGTTGTGGCTCACCTTCGCAACAGATTCTGGCTTTGAAGGACCGACAAGCATTTATGTGACTGAGTTCAATGCTGATTTCGTCGAGTCAGAAAAGGACGCGTTACAGTTTGAAGAAGTCGTCGACTTTTCCGTAGCGCAACCTGCAGTAGAAGCGGTATTTTTTGATTATCCGATTGGCCGCGAATTTGAATGGGAGTTAACTGCTGCGCCATTAACTGAAGTAGCAGATGCAAGTGGAAATACAATTGCTGGTTATTTGCTTCATTCATACAACCGCAGTGACGACACGGGTATGCTGTTAAATAAGCCGATTAAAGGTTTAGCAGCCAATGCGTCTTATGTTGCTGACGTTGTACTTTCAATCGCCACTAATGTTAACAATCAATGTTTTGGTATTGGCGGTGCACCACATTCAGTTGCAGTAAAAACAGCCTTATCTCTTGAAAAGCCCGCACAAATGTTAATCGAAGGCGATGATCATTATCGTATCAACCTTGATATCGGTAATAATTTTAGCGAAGGAAATCAAGGTCTTGTGTTAGGGGATATTGGTGAAGAGTCACTGTTAGACTGCAATCCAGATTCAAATGTTTATGCGATAAAGCCATTTAATACGGTAGATCTTGAACGTCAATTAAATATTGAAACTGATGAACGTGGTATTGCATACTTCAGCATCATGACAGATTCCGGCTTTGAAGGTCCAACGACCATCTTATTCACTCACGCAGCAATTAGCTTCACTAAGATGTAGATAGTAAAAAATAATTTTGGCGCAGGGATTTAGAGGATCACTGCGCCAGCTCTACATCTAATAAAACTAGCTTAATTATCGACCTGTGCAAATCCCCACCAACAAAAACCTAGCTTGATCTAAATCAATTCAACACGCCTGCTTGATCTATATATTGTGTTAAAAATTAAAACAAACACAACATATAGTGCCATATATGATTTTCAACACACTATTGCCCTCAATCGTATTTCAAGAAGTGCCCGGTGAAATCAGCTTGTGCTTTAGCATTACTGGCTGTGACATTGGCTGTAATGGCTGCCATAGCACAGAGCTGTGGAAAAAAGAAAACGGCACTTTCTTAAATGAAGAGACTTTCGAATACTGGTTAAACAAATATCAAAACTTGATCTCTTGTGTTGTTTTTTTTGGTGGCGAATGGCAGCCGAGTCAACTCATTAGTTTACTCTGCATAGCTCAATCTAGAGGTCTTAAAACTTGCCTTTATACTGGCAGAAAGTATATAGACTTATCCATTAGCCACCATTTAGATTTTCTTAAAACCGGAAAGTGGGATGCTGCATTAGGTGGTTTAGACAGCGACACAACAAATCAGGTTTTTATGAATGTAAAAACGGGCGAGACGCTCAATCATTTATTTAACTCTCAGGGAGTACAACATGCTGCAGCTTAGTGAACAACAAATCAATAATAAACTTCAGTTCATAGAACAATACTTTTCAGCCAGTAATGCCGCCGATGGCTCAAAGATGGACGCCAATGCCAATGTTACCCAAAAAAACATTGCAACGTTAGAAGCTGAGTTGCTTAAGGACTGTTTCATTCAAGTAAACCGTGGCTTAGTCAAAAATAAAATCAGTGAAGTATTTTCTGAAGAGTTGGCACAAGAATATGAACGTCAAATTCAAGATCACGAAATTTATGTTCATGACGAAACCAGCATTAAGCCTTATTGCACTTCTATCAGCATGTATCCATTCCTATTGGACGGTTTAACTAAGCTTGGTGGAGAGTCAAAAGCGCCTAAACATATAGAGTCATTTTGTGGTTCATTTGTGAACTTGATTTTTGCTATTTCTGCACAATTTGCAGGAGCGGTCGCATCGGTAGAATTTCTAACTTACTTTGATTATTTTGCTCGTAAAGATTATGGTGATGATTACTTAATTACGCATACTAAATTGATCGAAAACCACCTGCAGCATGTAGTTTACGCGATCAATCAGCCAGCGGCCGCAAGAGGCTATCAAAGTGTATTTTGGAACATCTCATTATTTGATCAGTTCTATTTTGATTCCATGTTCGAAAACTTTGTCTTCCCTGATTTTTCTAAAGCAAATTGGTCGACGGTTTCTTCACTGCAAAGCTTTTTCTTAACTTGGTTCAATCAAGAACGAGAAAAAGCGGTGCTGACATTCCCCGTAGTTACCGCAGCAATGCTGACGGAAAATGGCCAATGTAAAGATCTAGCGTTTGCTAAAAACCTCGCACAAGAAAAAGCAGAAGGTAGCTCATTCTTCATTTATATGTCAGAAAGTGCTGATTCACTTGCTTCGTGTTGTCGATTGCGTAATGAAATATCAGATAATACGTTCTCATACACATTAGGTGCTGGTGGTGTAGCCACTGGATCAATCAATGTTATCACCATCAACATGAATCGATTGATTCAGGACGGTCGTGACTTACAAGCTGAAATCGAAAAAATTCAAAAATACCAAGTCGCCTATCGCAAGTTAATGGAAGAATACTTGGCCAATGGCGCATTAAGTGTTTATGACGCCGGTTTTATTTCTCTTGATAAGCAGTTTTTAACTATTGGCATTAACGGTATGGCCGAAGCGGCTGAATATAAAGGCTTAACGGTTGGGAATAACGATGCATACAAAGCTTTTGTCAGCGAAAATTTGAAAGTGATTTACGACGCCAACAAGGTTGCAAAAGCAGAGTATGGTTACATGTTCAATACCGAGTTTGTTCCCGCAGAAAACTTAGGGGTAAAAAACGCTAAATGGGACAGAAAAGACGGTTATGAAGTAAAACGCGACTGCTACAATTCTTACTTTTATGTCGTAGAAGATGACAACATCAACTCAATGGATAAGTTCATTTTGCATGGACAAGAAATCACGCAATATTTAGACGGCGGCTCTGCATTACACTTAAACTTGGATGAGCCACTGAGCGCAGAAGCATATTTAAAGTTATTCAATGTCGCAGCAACGACAGGCTGTAACTACTTCTGTATTAATGTAAAAATCACCATTTGTAATGCATGTGAAGCTATTGATAAACGTACTCTCTCAAGCTGTAACAAGTGCGGAAGTGAAGACGTAGACCACGGTACACGCGTTATTGGTTACTTAAAGCGAGTCTCTTCGTTTAGTTCAGATCGACAAAAAGAACATGGCTTAAGGCATTACCACAAAAGCAACGTCGCATAATGCGCTAAATGCTCATTGGTTGAACCCAAAAAAAGCCGCTAAAGCGGCTTTTTTTATATATGACTATTCCTCTTTTTACTGAGCTGATTCTTCGACAGAGTGTTTAGGGCTCGGTAGTAATAGATTTAAAGCAATAGCAGATATAGCAGCTAGTGCAATACCTTTTAGTTGAAACACGCCAAAATCAAAATGCATTCCACCCAAGCCAAAGACTAAAGTAACGGCAACAATGGTCATATTTTTGCTATTGCCTAGATCAACTTGCGCATTAACCAGCGTTTTCATACCAATAACCGCAATAGTGCCGAACAACAACACCATAATGCCGCCCATGACAGGTACCGGCACCGTGCTAAGAATAGCGCCACTTTTACCAACAAAAGATAACGCGATCGCAAACACCGCAGTCCATGTCATGATCACAGGATTAAACGCCTTCGTTAATGCTACTGCCCCCGTTACTTCTGAATAGGTTGTATTCGGTGGGCCACCAAATAAAGCCGCAGAAGTTGTCGCTAATCCATCCCCTAATAATGTGCGCTTCAAACCTGGCTTATTAAGAAAATCTTTCCCGGTAACATTCGATATCGCCATAATATCACCAACATGTTCCACAGCCGGGGCAATAGCTACGGGCAAGATAAACAAAATGGCTTCCCAATGAAATTGCGGTGCGACAAAGTGAGGTATGGCGAACCAAGAAGCTGCAATCACAGGTGCAAAATCCACATATCCCAGTGTTAAGGCCACCATATAACCAACCAACAATCCCCCTAAAATAGGCACGAGCTTTAACATGCCTTTGGCTAAAAGTGAAATCGCGATAGTTGTACATAATGCAGACAATGAAATGATCAGTGCATGGGTTATATCGACCAACTGCATCGCCCCATCACCTGTTTTTCCTAACGCCATGTTAACGCCAACAGGCGCTAGATTTAACCCAATCACCATAATGACCGGTGCAACTACTACAGGAGGAAGTATTCTACTGATCGCTTGATTACCACGCCAAGCGACAACAAAACTCAACAGCACATACAATAAACCGGCAGCAATTAGCCCAGACATTGTCGCGGCAATACCCCAATTGGCGACACCAAAGCTAATCGGCGCAATAAAGGCAAAGGAAGAAGCTAAGAAAATTGGCACTTGTCGTTTAGTTACCAATTGAAAAACAAGGGTTCCCACACCGGCAGTAAATAGTGCAACGTTGGTATCCAATCCGGTCAGTAATGGCACAAGAACCAAGGCACCAAAAGCAACAAAGAGCATTTGTAAACCCAGCAATGGCGTCTTGAAATTAAACTGGTTCATTCGTTCTCATTCCTATTCATCAATTTTCAAACTATGAGGACTGTACCGATCGAACGCAAAACAGCCGGTACAGTTTATATGCTCATGGATGATATCACCCTAGAACAAATTACGCTGTAACCACCATTGTAGTTCAACTAGAAAACTTGCTTTGATTTGATCTGATGTAAGAAATGTCCCTGCACCACAACTTGCAGTCGACACTATGCTTTGTAAACTCGTATGTTTATGTTCACCTATGAGAGCAAATCATAAAACTCGTTTGCTCAAATGACTTATAAGTGAAGGTTCTTTTTGAATGCTAAGCAATTAATCTCTTACTTGCCCATCACCAAAAACAACGAATTTTTCAGTGGTCAATGAACTTAATCCCATTGGACCATAAGCATGCAATTTACTGGTGGAAATCCCAATTTCTGAACCTAACCCAAGTTGGCCACCATCTGAAAATCGCGATGATGCGTTAACCATCACCACAGAAGAGTTAATTTGACGAACAAATTGCTGACTTCTCGAGGTGTCTTGGCTAACAATCACTTCCGTATGATCAGACGTGTATTCGTTGATATGCTCAATAGCTTGTTCAAAACTATCAACCACGCGAATGGCAATCTCTTGCGCTAAATATTCCGCGTGAAAATCGTCATGCGTAGCTAATGTTGCCCCTGAAAAATACCCCTGACTGTGCTCACAGGCGTGAACAATGACTGCATTATTAGCTAACGCTTTTTCTGCCATTGGCAAGAACCTATCAGCGATATCTTGATGAACCAATAACGTTTCAATGGCATTACAGGCACTAGGGCGTTGTGTTTTACCATTAACTAAAATTGATACAGCTTTTTCTAAATCCGCAAATTTATCAATGAATAAATGACAAACACCTTTAAAGTGCTGGATCACTGGTATTTGACTGTGTTCCGTCACATAACGAATAAGCCCTTCACCGCCACGTGGGATCACTAAATCAATATAGTCACGCTGCTTTAATAG
This window of the Thalassotalea atypica genome carries:
- a CDS encoding sodium:solute symporter family transporter encodes the protein MTLSSIDLTIFVFYVIGLLIAALWISRNEKNHERNTGDYFLASKSLPWWAIGASLIAANISAEQIIGMSGSGYAIGLAIASYEWMAAITLLIVGKYFLPIFLKQKIYSMPQFLEQRFDARVKTVMAIFWLGVYVFVNLSSILWLGGLAIAAMTGVDIVFGMLFLALFSVAYSLYGGLKAVAFTDIIQVVLLVLGGIILSYLALDKIGQGQGVIAGFESLVNLAPEKFDMILSKDNPHYMSLPGISVLVGGMWVMNLSYWGFNQYIIQRALAAKNINEAHKGIVFAAFLKLLMPIIVVLPGIAAVVLIPNLTAPDQAYPQMMALMPVGLKGLIFAALVAAIISSVSSMSNSISTIFTLDIYQRIKPNKSQTHYVNIGRMASLLALCLALLIAKPLLGQFEQAFQYIQEFTGFFTPGIVVLFLLGLFWPRMNANGALGAALGSAVFSLLLKVLWPSLPFIDRVGLVFLICLVVAVAVSLFIPTAQKHPEQSVNLAEIEFTTSTTFNTAAIALTIIIAALYVTWW
- a CDS encoding RrF2 family transcriptional regulator, producing the protein MTKHRMHITRYTDYSLRVLIYLAVNNEKLATINDIATSYDISKNHLMKIVQQLNLKGYVLAIRGKNGGIKLNRPPNDINIGELVRAFEDETKLVECFGTTNQCVITPSCQLKGIFAKALESFYETLDEYHLDDLIGHKHAPALNELLAVKVL
- a CDS encoding NnrS family protein; protein product: MNINPRSTTPVPPAILELAFRPFFLLGALFSVIALIMWSLLLNGSISTAIYGGSLWWHIHEMLFSFATAIITGFLLTAVQNWTGVPSISGKKLMWLVLLWLSARVLFFMPALVPQWFIAVIDVSFLPAVAIALGYPIVKVKLWRNLMFIPILLAMASTNIAMHVAAINNDPMLMSNASTAMVLMVTLVMTIMGGRVFPMFTANGTQTSRVATIEWLDTTTITSTVFVIFITLGVIDISGAIKAILLFSCAFFHIIRVARWKVWVTLRTPLVWSLHFSYWCIPIGLIIFGLSEISPMFTHSQAIHTLTVGAMGSMILSMISRVSLGHTGRQIIVGKAMTFALVAIIFSFVVRVFGGYWLEDYMEVINTAVFFWVVGYGSFFVLYLPILTKPRV
- a CDS encoding CBS domain-containing protein encodes the protein MNVTTIMSSPIMTVQLDDKLALVNEIFSNKSFHHLVVVENSKLYGVVSDRDLLKAISPHIGTAAERHRDVATLNRKVHQVMSRKPISIEQSQDVYDAITLFMNNKISCIPVVDNDNIPIGIISWRDILKAIKKPKSLSNESK
- a CDS encoding GyrI-like domain-containing protein; the encoded protein is MEVRIVSKTIIHGFSTRTDNATEMNASTGRIPGLWQHFDQEVPVDYVGGERVYGAYFDYESNHLGQFTVLAGFDGKTVPPKLNLEKQIIPAGKYLVFCAQGKMPDIAINAWTDVWHYFSNENADHQRLHTVDFEYYPSGDQIEVHIAIK
- the nrdG gene encoding anaerobic ribonucleoside-triphosphate reductase activating protein, which encodes MIFNTLLPSIVFQEVPGEISLCFSITGCDIGCNGCHSTELWKKENGTFLNEETFEYWLNKYQNLISCVVFFGGEWQPSQLISLLCIAQSRGLKTCLYTGRKYIDLSISHHLDFLKTGKWDAALGGLDSDTTNQVFMNVKTGETLNHLFNSQGVQHAAA
- the nrdD gene encoding anaerobic ribonucleoside-triphosphate reductase; the protein is MLQLSEQQINNKLQFIEQYFSASNAADGSKMDANANVTQKNIATLEAELLKDCFIQVNRGLVKNKISEVFSEELAQEYERQIQDHEIYVHDETSIKPYCTSISMYPFLLDGLTKLGGESKAPKHIESFCGSFVNLIFAISAQFAGAVASVEFLTYFDYFARKDYGDDYLITHTKLIENHLQHVVYAINQPAAARGYQSVFWNISLFDQFYFDSMFENFVFPDFSKANWSTVSSLQSFFLTWFNQEREKAVLTFPVVTAAMLTENGQCKDLAFAKNLAQEKAEGSSFFIYMSESADSLASCCRLRNEISDNTFSYTLGAGGVATGSINVITINMNRLIQDGRDLQAEIEKIQKYQVAYRKLMEEYLANGALSVYDAGFISLDKQFLTIGINGMAEAAEYKGLTVGNNDAYKAFVSENLKVIYDANKVAKAEYGYMFNTEFVPAENLGVKNAKWDRKDGYEVKRDCYNSYFYVVEDDNINSMDKFILHGQEITQYLDGGSALHLNLDEPLSAEAYLKLFNVAATTGCNYFCINVKITICNACEAIDKRTLSSCNKCGSEDVDHGTRVIGYLKRVSSFSSDRQKEHGLRHYHKSNVA
- a CDS encoding uracil-xanthine permease family protein, producing MNQFNFKTPLLGLQMLFVAFGALVLVPLLTGLDTNVALFTAGVGTLVFQLVTKRQVPIFLASSFAFIAPISFGVANWGIAATMSGLIAAGLLYVLLSFVVAWRGNQAISRILPPVVVAPVIMVIGLNLAPVGVNMALGKTGDGAMQLVDITHALIISLSALCTTIAISLLAKGMLKLVPILGGLLVGYMVALTLGYVDFAPVIAASWFAIPHFVAPQFHWEAILFILPVAIAPAVEHVGDIMAISNVTGKDFLNKPGLKRTLLGDGLATTSAALFGGPPNTTYSEVTGAVALTKAFNPVIMTWTAVFAIALSFVGKSGAILSTVPVPVMGGIMVLLFGTIAVIGMKTLVNAQVDLGNSKNMTIVAVTLVFGLGGMHFDFGVFQLKGIALAAISAIALNLLLPSPKHSVEESAQ
- a CDS encoding glutamate-5-semialdehyde dehydrogenase; translation: MSVQTFDMTDMAKQAKIASREVAQLNTTQKNSLLLAMATAIETNKEHIIEQNALDLTAGEQKGLSIAMLDRLKLDDDGISGIANAIREIVALTDPVGHMAELSLRPNGIQVGKMRIPLGVVSMIYEARPNVTAESAALCIKSGNAVVLRGGSEAINSNLAIANCLHSVLSEFDLNLNMVSVIPDTSRSVIEQLLKQRDYIDLVIPRGGEGLIRYVTEHSQIPVIQHFKGVCHLFIDKFADLEKAVSILVNGKTQRPSACNAIETLLVHQDIADRFLPMAEKALANNAVIVHACEHSQGYFSGATLATHDDFHAEYLAQEIAIRVVDSFEQAIEHINEYTSDHTEVIVSQDTSRSQQFVRQINSSVVMVNASSRFSDGGQLGLGSEIGISTSKLHAYGPMGLSSLTTEKFVVFGDGQVRD